Below is a window of Leifsonia sp. NPDC080035 DNA.
CATGATCTCGTCGGTCACCGACCGCAGGATGAAGCGGTCGCCCTCCATCCCGTCGAAGCGGGTGAAGTCGAGCGGCTCGCCGATGACGATGCCGATCCGGCCGATCTTCGGCAGCCGCTTTCCGATGGGCATGATCTTCGCGGTGTCCACCATGACGACGGGGACGACGGGCACCCCCGCCTCCAGGATCATCCGCGCGACGCCGGTGCGGCCGCGGTACAGCTTGCCGTCCGGGCTGCGGGTGCCCTCCGGGTAGATGCCGAGGATCTCGCCGCGCGCGAGCACGCCGAGGCCGGTGTTCAGCGACGCCTCCGAGGCCTTGCCGCCCGAGCGGTCGATGGGGAGCTGGCCGGTCGCGTTCATGAACGCCTTGGTCGCCCATCCCTTCAGGCCCCTGGCGGTGAAGTAGTCGCTCTTGGCGAGGAACGAGACGTGCCGGTCCACGACGATGGGCAGGAAGATCGAGTCGATGAACGACAGATGGTTGCTCGCGAGGATGACCGCGCCGTCCTTCGGGACGTTCTCCAGGCCGACGACCCACGGGCGGAAGATGCCGCGCAGCAGCGGCCCCGCGATCACGTACTTCATCAGCCAGTAGAACATCGCGTAAAGCCTAGTCCCGAGGTGCGCTCAGAGGGAGGAGGCGTGCAACCGGGCGAGGTCCGCCGCTCCCACGACGCCGGCATCGTTGACGAGCTCGGCGATCTTGAACTCGGGCTCCGGGTGGTAGCCGCGCGCCGGCAGGTTCTCGAGGTAGGCCAGCCGGATCGGCTCCAGCAGCAGCTCCCCCGCCTGTGCCACGCCGCCGCCGAAGACGAACAGCTGCGGGTCGAGCACGGCACCGAGGCTCGCGCAGGCCTGGCCGAGCCAGTCGCCGAGCTGGCGCAGCGCGGCAAGGGCACCGGGGTCGCCCGCCATGATCAGTTCGGAGATGTCCGTGCCGCTCAGGGCGCCCTTGCGGTGCCGCACGTCGGCGAGCTCCTGGCCGATGCCGCCGGCGTCGGCCAGCTCGTTCGCCATCCGCTGCAGGGCGCGGCCGGAGCCGTACTGCTCGATGCAGCCGTGCGCGCCGCAGCCGCAGGGCAGGCCGCCGGGGACGACACGCATGTGCCCCACCTCCGCGCCCGCGCCGAAGCCGCCGCGGAACAGGCGGTCGTTGCTGACGATCGCGCCGCCGACACCCGTGCCGATGGTCAGGATGACCATGTCGCTGACCAGGCGCCCCGCGCCGTAGCGGAACTCGGCCCAGCCGGCGGCGTTGGCGTCGTTCTCGATGAGCACGGGCAGGTCGATGCGCTTCTCGAGCTTCTCGCGGAAGGGCTCGTGCCGCCAGTTGATGTTCGGCGCGTAGTACACGGTCGACTGGGCGGCGTCGATGAACCCTGCCGCGGCGACCCCGGCGCCCGCGATCTGCTCCGGGCCGTCCGAGAGCCGCGTGATCATCTCGACGACGGCGTTCTCGATCTCCTCGGGCCGGGTGGCGTCGGTCGGCACGCGGTCCTCGCGGACGATGGCTCCGAGCTCGTCGACGACGGCCCCCGCGATCTTGGTCCCGCCGATGTCGATTCCGATCGCGTGCACAGGCAGAGCCTTCCTGGGTTGGGCTTGGGGAAGCGGGTGATCCGGTGCGCGGGACCCGACACGGGAGACTCCCTGCCGCACCATCTAGAGTGTAGTTACCCACCCCGGCCGAAGCCATTCGGCCGGGGACGTCCGCCGCCCGGTATCGAGGGAGCTACCGTGAACCAGTTCGAAACATCCGCACTCGTCCCCGCCGACCCGGAGGCCAACGCGACGGACCTGCTCGTGCAGCGGGTCGCCGCCACCCCGGACGCGGCGCTGTTCAGCCTCCCGGACGGTGACGGCTGGCAGGATGTGACGGCCGCCGAGTTCCACCGCCAGGTGATCGCGCTGTCGAAGGGACTCGTCGCCGCGGGCATCCAGCCCGGCGACAAGATCGGCCTGATGTGCAAGACGCGCTACGAGTGGTCGCTGATCGACTTCGCGGTGTGGTTCGCCGGCGCGGTGCTCGTGCCGATCTACGAGACCTCCTCCCCCGCCCAGATCCAGTGGAACATGTCCGACTCCGGCGCGACCGCGGTGATCCTGGAGACGGCCGAGATGTTCTCGCGCTTCGACGAGGTGCACCCCGACCTCCCGCTGATCGACAACGTCTGGCAGCTGCATCTGGGCGACCTGGACAAGCTGGCCGCGTCCGGCGGCGACGTGGCCGACGAGGAGATCGAGCGGCGCCGTAATCTCGCCCGCGGCGAGGACATCGGCACCCTGATCTACACTTCCGGCTCGACCGGACGCCCGAAGGGCTGCGTGCTCACCCACGCCAACTTCGTCGAGCTCTCCCGCAACTCGGCGGAGGCGCTCAAGGAGGTCGTGATGCAGCCGGGCGGCGCATCCACTCTGCTCTTCATCACGACCGCGCACGTCTTCGCCCGGTTCATCGCCGTGCTGTGCGTCACCGCCGGCGTGAAGGTGGGCCACCAGGCCGACACCAAGCAACTGCTCCCCGCGCTCGCGAGCTTCAAGCCGACGTTCCTCCTAGCGGTACCGCGCGTGTTCGAGAAGGTCTACAACTCGGCGGAGCAGAAGGCGGAGGCCGGCGGCAAGGGCAAGATCTTCCGCGCGGCTGCCGACGTGGCCGTCGAGTACTCGAAGGCGCTCGAGGCCGGGTCGGTCCCGTTCGGGCTGAAACTCAAGTTCGCGCTCTACAACCGGCTGGTGTTCGCCAAGCTGCGCGCCGCGATGGGCGGCCGTGTGAAGTACGCGGTGTCCGGTTCGGCGCCGCTC
It encodes the following:
- a CDS encoding lysophospholipid acyltransferase family protein, with product MFYWLMKYVIAGPLLRGIFRPWVVGLENVPKDGAVILASNHLSFIDSIFLPIVVDRHVSFLAKSDYFTARGLKGWATKAFMNATGQLPIDRSGGKASEASLNTGLGVLARGEILGIYPEGTRSPDGKLYRGRTGVARMILEAGVPVVPVVMVDTAKIMPIGKRLPKIGRIGIVIGEPLDFTRFDGMEGDRFILRSVTDEIMYQLHALGDQEYMDVYASTVKEKRASLSR
- a CDS encoding AMP-dependent synthetase/ligase, producing the protein MNQFETSALVPADPEANATDLLVQRVAATPDAALFSLPDGDGWQDVTAAEFHRQVIALSKGLVAAGIQPGDKIGLMCKTRYEWSLIDFAVWFAGAVLVPIYETSSPAQIQWNMSDSGATAVILETAEMFSRFDEVHPDLPLIDNVWQLHLGDLDKLAASGGDVADEEIERRRNLARGEDIGTLIYTSGSTGRPKGCVLTHANFVELSRNSAEALKEVVMQPGGASTLLFITTAHVFARFIAVLCVTAGVKVGHQADTKQLLPALASFKPTFLLAVPRVFEKVYNSAEQKAEAGGKGKIFRAAADVAVEYSKALEAGSVPFGLKLKFALYNRLVFAKLRAAMGGRVKYAVSGSAPLGSHLGHFFHSLGIKVLEGYGLTETTAPATVNLPDTFKIGTVGPALPGVSLRLADDGEIEVKGINVFKEYWKNPEATAAAFDDGWFRTGDLGAFDSDGFLSITGRKKEIIVTAGGKNVSPAALEDPIRANPLVGQVVVVGDQKPFISALITLDTEMLPTWLANNGEDKDMTLAEASVNPAVNEEIQRAIDAANQGVSRAESIRKFVILATELTESSGHLTPKLSIKRNVILSDFADVIDGIYSGNPKTQGISLAY
- a CDS encoding ROK family glucokinase, giving the protein MHAIGIDIGGTKIAGAVVDELGAIVREDRVPTDATRPEEIENAVVEMITRLSDGPEQIAGAGVAAAGFIDAAQSTVYYAPNINWRHEPFREKLEKRIDLPVLIENDANAAGWAEFRYGAGRLVSDMVILTIGTGVGGAIVSNDRLFRGGFGAGAEVGHMRVVPGGLPCGCGAHGCIEQYGSGRALQRMANELADAGGIGQELADVRHRKGALSGTDISELIMAGDPGALAALRQLGDWLGQACASLGAVLDPQLFVFGGGVAQAGELLLEPIRLAYLENLPARGYHPEPEFKIAELVNDAGVVGAADLARLHASSL